In Micromonospora sp. LH3U1, one genomic interval encodes:
- a CDS encoding AfsR/SARP family transcriptional regulator codes for MRFGILGPLRVGGGESTVTAGRDRIVLAMLLLRAGRLVPVDELIDALWEERPPATARAQLQTCVSRLRRRLAELGLAPEIIVTDPAGYGVRTAPTDLDAEDFARGVEAARAAVAAGRLVEARTEFRAALALWRGPALGGIPSRSVRRRAQALDEQRLTALEECVDVELRLGQAPELIEELVESVDQHPLRERLRGQLMLALTSVGRQADALAVYREGRRIYADELGIEPGVELQGLHQRVLAGDLALVGRETRPVGPVRSLPRAIGDFIGRQETVARLVKEIEEDGTRIQVVDGMPGSGKTTLAVHVATALADRYPDAQLFIDLHGHSERRPLTPSTAVAALLRQLGVPAERMPENLDDRLALWRIELAGLRALVVLDNAATADQVGPLLPNGSHCLVLITSRRRLVGLDEGRPSSLPVLDADEAIELLGRVAGVERIVAEPEAAAEVARRCGHLPLAIRLAGARLAHRPSWRVADLAERMVAGAGPLAELAAGQRSVGQAFALSYEQVSPSAQRLFPMLGLYPGGRLDSRVAAALAGLPLADTQELLDELVDAHMVEEVQPSRYRLHDLLREYARLLLVGPERQAERRAALERMLDHHLSVTLAIARMIEAAGSRRNIPADAPGRPDLIAAPVFEGRAWFEENHAGLTALVRLAEEEGFPVQCWKLARASWRLNFDGGHLDELVETHTIGLRVAERLGDEAAIATMLNYLSSAYFRLARFPEAIRAMEVALTLRRRLGLRGDVLSTLWNLGISYAANGDLRQGEAKFDEALGLVRGMADVDAMTNLLNNLSYTLIGWGRYDEALRLARLHLLLGRQTKDGRQVNNAIGHLAMVRHRMGDLGPARRLLRVALYLKRRGGNRFGEGEVLNEIGVMERVAGQPERAAALHREALVAMVDAGDRIGQCASRNLLARAILEQGDAASALDLHRRVLADASRLGARYEQARALEGVARCVRAADPTAARAHLDQALFLFRQVESPDQHEVERLLAELG; via the coding sequence ATGCGGTTCGGGATCCTGGGGCCCCTGCGGGTCGGCGGTGGCGAGTCCACTGTCACGGCAGGACGCGACCGGATCGTGCTCGCCATGCTGCTGTTACGGGCCGGCCGGCTCGTGCCGGTCGACGAGCTGATCGACGCGCTGTGGGAGGAGCGTCCCCCGGCCACCGCCCGGGCACAGTTGCAGACCTGCGTGTCGCGGTTACGCCGCCGGCTCGCCGAACTCGGGCTGGCACCGGAGATCATCGTCACCGACCCGGCGGGGTACGGCGTCCGCACCGCGCCGACCGATCTGGACGCCGAGGACTTCGCCCGGGGCGTGGAGGCGGCCCGTGCCGCCGTCGCGGCCGGTCGCCTGGTCGAGGCGCGTACGGAGTTCCGCGCTGCCCTGGCGCTCTGGCGAGGGCCGGCGCTCGGCGGAATCCCGAGCCGCAGCGTCCGCCGTCGCGCGCAGGCCCTCGACGAGCAGCGCCTCACCGCGCTGGAGGAGTGCGTCGACGTCGAGCTGCGCCTCGGTCAGGCCCCTGAGCTGATCGAGGAGCTGGTCGAAAGTGTCGACCAGCATCCGCTGCGGGAGCGTCTGCGCGGCCAGCTGATGCTGGCCCTGACCTCGGTCGGTCGGCAGGCCGACGCGCTCGCGGTCTACCGCGAGGGCCGGCGGATCTACGCCGACGAGCTGGGCATCGAACCGGGCGTCGAGTTGCAGGGGCTGCACCAACGGGTGCTCGCCGGTGACCTGGCCCTGGTCGGTCGGGAGACCCGACCCGTCGGCCCGGTCCGTTCGCTGCCCCGGGCGATCGGTGACTTCATCGGTCGGCAGGAGACGGTGGCCCGCCTGGTCAAGGAAATCGAGGAGGACGGCACCCGGATCCAGGTGGTCGACGGAATGCCCGGGAGCGGCAAGACCACGCTCGCCGTGCACGTCGCCACCGCACTCGCCGACCGTTATCCCGACGCCCAGCTCTTCATCGACCTGCACGGGCACAGCGAACGTCGACCGTTGACGCCGAGCACGGCCGTGGCGGCGCTGCTGCGCCAGCTCGGTGTGCCGGCGGAGCGGATGCCGGAGAACCTGGACGACCGGCTGGCGCTCTGGCGGATCGAGCTGGCCGGCCTGCGGGCCCTGGTGGTGCTGGACAACGCGGCCACCGCCGACCAGGTGGGACCGCTGCTGCCCAACGGCTCGCACTGCCTGGTCCTGATCACCAGTCGGCGCCGACTGGTCGGGCTCGACGAGGGCCGGCCGTCGTCGCTGCCGGTGCTCGACGCCGACGAGGCGATCGAGCTGCTCGGCCGGGTGGCCGGCGTGGAGAGGATCGTCGCGGAACCGGAGGCGGCGGCCGAGGTGGCGCGTCGCTGCGGCCACCTGCCGCTCGCCATCCGGCTGGCCGGCGCACGCCTGGCGCACCGGCCTAGCTGGCGGGTCGCCGACCTCGCCGAGCGCATGGTCGCCGGGGCGGGCCCGCTGGCCGAGCTGGCCGCCGGGCAGCGCTCGGTGGGGCAGGCGTTCGCCCTGTCGTACGAGCAGGTCTCGCCGTCGGCGCAGCGGCTGTTTCCGATGCTCGGCCTGTACCCGGGCGGACGTCTGGACAGTCGGGTGGCCGCCGCACTCGCCGGGCTGCCGCTGGCCGACACCCAGGAACTCCTCGACGAGCTGGTCGACGCGCACATGGTGGAGGAGGTGCAGCCGAGCCGGTACCGGTTGCACGACCTGCTCCGCGAGTACGCCCGGCTGCTGCTCGTTGGTCCGGAGCGGCAAGCCGAGCGCCGTGCCGCCCTGGAGCGGATGCTGGACCACCACCTGTCCGTCACGTTGGCGATCGCCCGGATGATCGAGGCGGCGGGCAGTCGCCGCAACATTCCCGCGGACGCGCCCGGCCGCCCCGATCTGATCGCCGCCCCGGTGTTCGAGGGGCGGGCATGGTTCGAGGAGAACCACGCCGGGCTCACCGCCCTGGTCCGGCTGGCCGAGGAGGAGGGCTTCCCGGTTCAGTGCTGGAAGCTGGCTCGGGCCAGCTGGCGGCTCAACTTCGATGGCGGACACCTCGACGAGCTGGTCGAGACCCACACGATCGGGCTTCGAGTCGCCGAGCGGCTGGGCGACGAGGCGGCCATCGCCACGATGCTGAACTACCTCTCGTCGGCATACTTCCGGCTGGCCCGATTCCCGGAGGCGATCAGGGCGATGGAGGTGGCGCTCACGTTGCGCCGTCGGCTCGGGCTGCGCGGCGATGTGCTCAGCACGCTGTGGAACCTGGGCATCTCGTACGCCGCGAACGGTGACCTTCGGCAGGGTGAGGCGAAGTTCGACGAGGCACTCGGCCTGGTACGGGGCATGGCCGACGTCGATGCAATGACCAATCTGTTGAACAACCTGTCCTACACGTTGATCGGCTGGGGCCGGTACGACGAGGCGCTGCGCCTGGCCAGACTGCACCTCCTGCTGGGCCGGCAGACGAAGGACGGCCGGCAGGTCAACAATGCCATAGGGCACCTCGCCATGGTCCGACACCGGATGGGTGACCTGGGTCCCGCCCGCCGTCTGCTGCGGGTCGCGCTGTACCTCAAACGCCGAGGAGGCAATCGATTCGGCGAGGGGGAGGTGCTCAACGAGATCGGCGTGATGGAGCGCGTCGCCGGACAGCCGGAACGTGCCGCCGCCCTGCATCGGGAAGCGCTGGTGGCGATGGTGGATGCGGGCGACCGGATCGGTCAGTGCGCCTCCCGCAACCTGTTGGCCAGGGCGATCCTGGAGCAGGGCGATGCCGCGAGCGCTCTCGACCTGCACCGCCGGGTGCTCGCCGACGCCAGCCGGCTGGGTGCCCGCTACGAGCAGGCCCGGGCGTTGGAGGGCGTCGCCCGCTGCGTACGGGCCGCTGATCCGACGGCGGCCCGCGCACACCTGGATCAGGCGCTGTTCCTGTTCCGGCAGGTCGAGTCGCCAGACCAGCACGAGGTGGAACGCCTGCTCGCCGAGTTGGGCTGA
- a CDS encoding fumarate hydratase: MSSAAAFSYAPLLPTGPDQTDYRLVTDEGVDVVHGPGGRRFLTVEPAALTALTAEAMHDIAHFLRPAHLAQLRAIIDDPAASPNDRFVALDLLRNANIAAGGVLPMCQDTGTAIVMGKRGRHVLTDGADAEAISRGVYQAYTKLNLRYSQLAPLTMWDERNTGSNLPAQVELYAEDPDGHPDAYKFLFMAKGGGSANKSYLYQETKALLNPTRMMQFLEEKLRLIGTAACPPYHLAIVIGGTSGEYALKTAKYASAKYLDALPTSGSMSAHGFRDLELEAEVLELTRNFGIGAQFGGRYFCHDVRVVRLPRHGASCPVAIAVSCSADRQAVAKITPSGVWLERLETDPARFLPDVTDDALDAELVVRVDLNRPMDEIRAELSKYPVKTRLSLSGPLVVARDIAHAKIAERLDAGEPMPQYLRDHAVYYAGPAKTPEGYASGSFGPTTAGRMDAYVEKFQAAGGSQVMLAKGNRSGQVTRSCQQHGGFYLGSIGGPAARLAQDCIKHVEVLEYAELGMEAVWKIEVEDFPAFIVVDDKGNDFFAEVTKPVLTVGRR; this comes from the coding sequence ATGAGCAGTGCCGCTGCATTCTCGTACGCCCCCCTGCTGCCGACCGGCCCCGACCAGACGGACTATCGCCTGGTCACGGACGAGGGCGTCGACGTCGTACACGGCCCGGGAGGCCGCCGGTTCCTCACCGTGGAGCCGGCCGCGCTCACCGCGCTGACCGCCGAGGCGATGCACGACATCGCGCACTTCCTGCGCCCGGCGCACCTGGCCCAGCTCCGGGCGATCATCGACGACCCGGCCGCTTCGCCGAACGACCGGTTCGTCGCACTCGACCTGCTGCGCAACGCGAACATCGCCGCCGGCGGGGTGCTGCCGATGTGCCAGGACACCGGCACCGCGATCGTGATGGGCAAGCGCGGCCGGCACGTGCTGACCGACGGCGCCGATGCCGAGGCGATCTCCCGGGGTGTCTACCAGGCGTACACCAAGCTCAACCTGCGCTACTCCCAGCTCGCCCCGCTGACCATGTGGGACGAGCGGAACACCGGCAGCAACCTGCCGGCCCAGGTGGAGCTGTACGCCGAGGACCCGGACGGACATCCCGACGCGTACAAGTTCCTGTTCATGGCCAAGGGTGGCGGCTCGGCCAACAAGTCGTACCTCTATCAGGAGACCAAGGCGCTGCTCAACCCGACGCGGATGATGCAGTTCCTGGAGGAGAAGCTGCGGCTCATCGGCACCGCCGCCTGCCCGCCGTACCACCTGGCCATCGTCATCGGCGGCACCTCCGGCGAGTACGCCCTGAAGACCGCGAAGTACGCCAGCGCCAAGTATCTTGACGCGCTGCCGACCTCGGGCTCGATGAGCGCGCACGGTTTCCGTGACCTGGAGCTGGAGGCGGAGGTGCTGGAGCTGACCCGCAACTTCGGCATCGGGGCGCAGTTCGGTGGCCGGTACTTCTGCCACGACGTTCGGGTGGTCCGGTTGCCGCGGCACGGCGCGTCCTGCCCGGTGGCGATCGCCGTCTCCTGCTCGGCGGACCGGCAGGCGGTCGCCAAGATCACCCCGTCGGGTGTGTGGTTGGAGCGCCTGGAGACCGACCCGGCACGCTTCCTGCCCGACGTCACCGACGATGCGCTCGACGCCGAGTTGGTCGTCCGAGTCGACCTGAACCGGCCGATGGACGAGATCCGCGCCGAGCTGTCGAAATACCCGGTGAAGACCCGGCTGTCGCTGTCCGGCCCGCTGGTGGTGGCACGGGACATCGCGCACGCCAAGATCGCCGAGCGGTTGGACGCCGGTGAGCCGATGCCGCAGTACCTGCGTGACCACGCGGTCTACTACGCCGGCCCAGCGAAGACCCCCGAGGGGTACGCTTCCGGCTCCTTCGGCCCGACCACCGCCGGTCGGATGGACGCCTACGTGGAGAAGTTCCAGGCTGCCGGAGGCTCACAGGTGATGCTGGCCAAGGGCAACCGCTCCGGTCAGGTCACCCGCTCCTGCCAGCAGCACGGCGGCTTCTACCTCGGCTCGATCGGCGGCCCTGCGGCCCGGCTCGCGCAGGACTGCATCAAGCACGTCGAGGTCCTCGAATACGCGGAGCTGGGCATGGAGGCGGTCTGGAAGATCGAGGTGGAGGACTTCCCCGCCTTCATCGTTGTCGACGACAAGGGCAACGACTTCTTCGCCGAGGTCACCAAGCCGGTGCTCACCGTCGGCCGCCGCTGA
- a CDS encoding outer membrane protein assembly factor BamB family protein produces MLLGLAVVVALAATGVWNPFPGLWDWVDRSEPISEPDVVWQQRVGGTPQSVTIAGEAVVVEQRTRVEARSLATGTQLWERKADWSAVAGGDRDPVVAVGKLLVKGYELLDPVTGATRRRDDDAVAVWTYRNLLLDARCTDATDCTLSAWDPRGTAPLWTAFLPGVHSGLLADNPGLRGTRRLTSTRIDDGVAGAEPAPPLLGFPVDGRVHVVDTATGRVLQNVEPGREERLSVVGGRMLRISARSQDGTCYFAISARDPATGQEAWQRAGINLRTADNAGCVQREDPQGARNVLIGVGPDGREAVIDGYDGRLLWVGESGTKLIAVDDRLAVFRAADKRSVIARELGTDRVLWTRPASGKAGAALTPYAAVVADEKPSRLAALDPRSGRELAVLRTSANALAVGSQGMIIGEGREIGYVRFGATGGSPARTPGDGGNPRPGGTDPGTDPGGQNNGDCGPKGELCPDPDGGKDG; encoded by the coding sequence CTGCTGCTCGGCCTCGCCGTGGTCGTCGCGCTCGCCGCGACCGGCGTGTGGAACCCTTTCCCGGGCCTGTGGGACTGGGTGGACCGCAGCGAACCCATCTCTGAGCCCGATGTGGTCTGGCAGCAACGGGTCGGCGGCACCCCGCAGAGCGTGACCATCGCCGGCGAGGCCGTCGTGGTCGAGCAGCGCACCCGGGTCGAGGCCCGCAGCCTGGCCACCGGCACCCAGCTCTGGGAGCGCAAGGCGGACTGGTCGGCGGTCGCAGGCGGCGACCGGGACCCGGTCGTCGCCGTGGGCAAGCTCCTGGTCAAGGGGTACGAGCTGCTCGACCCGGTCACCGGGGCGACCCGGCGACGCGACGACGACGCGGTGGCCGTGTGGACGTACCGCAACCTGCTCCTCGACGCCCGCTGCACAGATGCCACCGACTGCACCCTGAGCGCCTGGGACCCTCGCGGCACCGCACCGCTGTGGACGGCCTTCCTGCCCGGGGTGCACAGCGGCCTGCTCGCCGACAACCCGGGCCTGCGCGGCACCCGCCGGCTCACCTCCACCCGGATCGACGACGGGGTGGCCGGGGCGGAGCCCGCGCCACCGCTGCTCGGGTTCCCGGTCGACGGCCGGGTGCACGTGGTCGACACCGCCACCGGTCGGGTCCTGCAGAACGTCGAGCCCGGCCGGGAGGAGCGGCTCTCCGTGGTGGGCGGCCGGATGCTGCGGATTTCCGCCCGCTCCCAGGACGGCACCTGTTACTTCGCCATTTCCGCCCGGGACCCGGCGACCGGACAGGAGGCCTGGCAGCGGGCCGGGATCAACCTGCGCACCGCCGACAACGCCGGCTGTGTGCAGCGCGAAGACCCGCAGGGTGCGCGGAACGTGCTGATCGGCGTCGGCCCGGACGGCCGCGAGGCGGTCATCGACGGGTACGACGGACGGCTGCTCTGGGTCGGCGAATCGGGCACCAAGTTGATCGCGGTCGACGACCGCCTGGCGGTGTTCCGGGCTGCCGACAAGCGCTCGGTCATCGCCCGCGAGTTGGGCACCGACCGGGTGCTGTGGACGCGGCCCGCCAGCGGTAAGGCCGGTGCTGCCCTCACCCCGTACGCGGCGGTGGTCGCCGACGAGAAGCCGTCCCGGTTGGCCGCGCTGGACCCGCGCAGCGGCCGGGAGTTGGCCGTCCTGCGCACCTCGGCGAACGCCCTCGCGGTCGGGTCACAGGGCATGATCATTGGCGAGGGGCGGGAGATCGGGTATGTCCGCTTTGGTGCAACCGGGGGTTCGCCAGCCCGAACGCCAGGCGACGGCGGGAATCCCAGGCCGGGCGGCACCGACCCTGGCACCGACCCCGGCGGGCAGAACAACGGCGACTGCGGGCCGAAGGGGGAGCTCTGCCCCGACCCGGACGGCGGGAAGGACGGCTGA
- a CDS encoding Lrp/AsnC family transcriptional regulator has product MNGEQSVQLDTLDVRLIELLTEEPRIGVLECSRRLGVARGTVQARLDKLVERGVIEGFGPEISPAAIGFGVTSFVTLEISQRHGHDPVTTHLAAIPEVLEAHTITGSSDLLCRIVARSNTDLQRVIDSIVSSAGITRASTIIALAEQIPYRTLPLVRSAVRAEGRAL; this is encoded by the coding sequence ATGAATGGTGAGCAGTCTGTACAGTTGGACACACTCGATGTGCGCTTGATCGAACTGCTCACCGAGGAGCCACGGATCGGGGTGCTGGAGTGCTCCCGTCGGCTCGGGGTGGCTCGGGGCACCGTCCAGGCCCGGCTGGACAAGCTGGTCGAACGGGGCGTCATCGAAGGCTTCGGCCCCGAGATCTCACCAGCCGCGATCGGGTTCGGGGTGACCAGCTTCGTCACCCTGGAAATCAGTCAGCGGCACGGCCACGACCCGGTCACCACCCACCTCGCCGCGATCCCCGAGGTGCTGGAGGCGCACACCATCACCGGCTCCAGCGACCTGCTCTGCCGGATCGTGGCCCGCTCCAACACCGACCTGCAGCGGGTCATCGACTCGATCGTCTCGTCCGCTGGGATAACCCGGGCTTCGACGATCATCGCGTTGGCTGAGCAGATCCCCTACCGCACGCTTCCGTTGGTGCGCAGCGCTGTACGGGCCGAGGGAAGGGCGCTCTAA
- the hppD gene encoding 4-hydroxyphenylpyruvate dioxygenase, whose translation MTQAIDRPQSTEDIDVDRLVGAVDHDISRDPFPVRGLDHVHFLVGNAKQAAHYYSTAFGMTCVAYRGPEQGYRDHAQYVLTSGSARFVLTGAVRPDADGAEHVARHSDGISDIALEVPDVDAAYAHAIAQGATSVVEPHEVTDEHGTVRMAAIAAYGDTRHTLVDRSRYTGPFLPGFVARGPIVDRQPMIAAGIQPKRFFQAVDHVVGNVELGRMDEWVEFYKRVMGFSNMAEFVGDDIATDYSALMSKVVANGTRKVKFPLNEPAIARKKSQIDEYLEFYQGPGAQHIAVATNDIVASVDAMRAAGVEFLDTPDSYYEDPELRARIGNVRVPIEELKARKILVDRDEDGYLLQIFTKPVQDRPTVFFELIERHGSLGFGKGNFKALFQAIEREQEARGNL comes from the coding sequence ATGACCCAGGCGATCGACCGACCCCAGTCGACCGAGGACATCGACGTCGACCGGCTCGTCGGCGCTGTCGACCACGACATCAGCCGCGACCCGTTCCCGGTCCGGGGCCTCGACCACGTGCACTTCCTGGTCGGCAACGCCAAGCAGGCCGCCCACTACTACTCCACCGCGTTCGGCATGACCTGCGTGGCGTACCGCGGCCCCGAGCAGGGCTACCGCGACCACGCCCAGTACGTGCTGACCAGCGGCTCGGCCCGGTTCGTGCTGACCGGCGCGGTGCGCCCGGACGCCGACGGCGCCGAGCACGTGGCCCGCCACAGCGACGGGATCAGCGACATCGCGCTGGAGGTGCCGGACGTGGACGCCGCGTATGCGCACGCCATCGCGCAGGGCGCCACCAGCGTCGTCGAGCCGCACGAGGTGACCGACGAGCACGGCACGGTTCGGATGGCCGCCATCGCCGCGTACGGCGACACCCGCCACACGCTGGTCGACCGGTCCCGCTACACCGGCCCGTTCCTGCCCGGCTTCGTGGCCCGCGGCCCGATCGTGGACCGGCAGCCGATGATCGCCGCCGGCATCCAGCCGAAGCGTTTCTTCCAGGCCGTCGACCACGTGGTCGGCAACGTGGAGCTGGGCCGGATGGACGAGTGGGTCGAGTTCTACAAGCGGGTCATGGGCTTCTCCAACATGGCGGAGTTCGTCGGCGACGACATCGCCACCGACTACTCGGCGCTGATGAGCAAGGTCGTGGCCAACGGCACCCGCAAGGTGAAGTTCCCGCTCAACGAGCCGGCCATCGCGCGTAAGAAGTCCCAGATCGACGAGTACCTGGAGTTCTACCAGGGCCCGGGCGCCCAGCACATCGCCGTCGCCACCAACGACATCGTGGCCAGCGTCGACGCGATGCGCGCCGCCGGGGTGGAGTTCCTGGACACCCCGGACTCCTACTACGAGGACCCGGAGCTGCGCGCCCGGATCGGCAACGTGCGGGTGCCGATCGAGGAGCTGAAGGCCCGCAAGATCCTGGTCGACCGGGACGAGGACGGCTACCTGCTCCAGATCTTCACCAAGCCGGTGCAGGACCGCCCGACGGTCTTCTTCGAGCTGATCGAGCGGCACGGTTCGCTCGGCTTCGGCAAGGGCAACTTCAAGGCGCTCTTCCAGGCGATCGAGAGGGAGCAGGAAGCCCGCGGCAACCTGTAA
- a CDS encoding RDD family protein gives MTQPPSYPTPPVGGPQPAAGGFVPPPGPHPQGYAAPPQYAPPGYAPPQWHAGPPGPLPPTLSPSGQPLASFSDRLLAWLIDTALASAVSLALAMPVFLILWWRMLTEITQTNPDGTLVEPDPGTFFVGFFLPILLLQLGLLVLMLGLYWIYHVEYLKRGGQTLGKKVMKLRVVPIDPTRTLDRRMAGRRWLVQYLAGSLVPGCSYLDGFWQLWDKPWQQCLHDKFAETVVVKVAL, from the coding sequence GTGACGCAGCCTCCGTCGTACCCGACGCCGCCGGTCGGTGGGCCTCAGCCCGCCGCCGGCGGCTTCGTGCCGCCGCCCGGACCACACCCCCAGGGGTACGCCGCGCCGCCGCAGTACGCCCCACCCGGGTACGCCCCGCCGCAGTGGCACGCCGGACCACCCGGCCCGCTGCCCCCGACGCTGAGCCCGAGCGGACAGCCGCTGGCCAGCTTCAGTGACCGACTGCTGGCCTGGTTGATCGACACGGCGCTGGCCAGTGCCGTCTCACTGGCGCTGGCCATGCCGGTCTTTCTCATCCTCTGGTGGCGGATGTTGACCGAGATCACCCAGACCAACCCGGACGGGACTCTCGTGGAGCCCGACCCGGGCACCTTCTTCGTCGGCTTCTTCCTGCCGATCCTGCTACTCCAGCTCGGGCTCCTCGTCCTGATGCTCGGGCTCTACTGGATCTACCACGTGGAGTACCTGAAGCGCGGCGGTCAGACGCTCGGCAAGAAGGTCATGAAGCTGCGCGTGGTGCCGATCGACCCGACCCGCACGCTGGACCGGCGGATGGCTGGCCGCCGGTGGCTGGTGCAGTACCTGGCCGGCTCGCTGGTCCCCGGGTGCAGCTACCTGGACGGGTTCTGGCAGCTCTGGGACAAGCCGTGGCAGCAGTGCCTCCACGACAAGTTCGCTGAAACGGTCGTCGTTAAGGTTGCGTTGTGA
- a CDS encoding RDD family protein — protein MSVQPGWYVDPADTETRRYWDGEGWLGAPIPVDATPPDGPPPVEPPPAPVTPAAPAVSATPDPASAGPTTAAPGWPPHQGPPPEYGPPPGHGPGWGPQAGPPGWGPQGGPPGWAPPGGQPGWAPPAGHPGWAVRPPEPRPHGLALAGYGRRFVARLIDFGLILALNVVVNGWFVWRLIQEWAPYWEELFRRAVRGDSSTEGLPMPGEQAGSLLVVILLIATALWLAYEVPVMAAGGQTIGKRLMRIRAVPIAADQPLGFGRALSRWSSLGLPTLLWYCGGIGLVWQLVVALSPLFDHPLRRGLHDKRAQTVVVEVPNTTDPAPSNDRNQPSGDTP, from the coding sequence GTGAGTGTGCAACCGGGCTGGTACGTCGACCCCGCCGACACTGAGACCCGGCGATACTGGGACGGCGAAGGTTGGCTCGGTGCGCCCATTCCCGTCGACGCCACCCCGCCGGACGGCCCACCGCCGGTCGAGCCGCCGCCCGCGCCGGTCACCCCGGCCGCGCCCGCGGTGTCCGCCACTCCCGACCCGGCGTCCGCCGGCCCCACGACCGCAGCACCCGGCTGGCCGCCACACCAGGGCCCACCACCGGAGTACGGCCCACCACCGGGACACGGCCCGGGCTGGGGACCACAAGCCGGCCCTCCCGGTTGGGGGCCGCAGGGTGGTCCTCCCGGCTGGGCCCCACCGGGTGGACAACCCGGCTGGGCGCCTCCGGCCGGTCACCCCGGCTGGGCCGTGCGACCGCCCGAGCCGCGACCGCATGGCCTCGCACTGGCCGGCTACGGCCGCCGGTTCGTCGCCCGGCTGATCGACTTCGGCCTCATCCTCGCGCTGAACGTGGTGGTCAACGGCTGGTTCGTCTGGCGGTTGATCCAGGAGTGGGCGCCGTACTGGGAGGAGCTCTTCCGGCGTGCGGTGCGGGGCGACAGCTCCACCGAGGGCCTGCCGATGCCCGGCGAGCAGGCTGGGTCTCTCCTGGTGGTGATCCTGCTCATCGCCACCGCGCTCTGGCTGGCGTACGAGGTGCCCGTCATGGCCGCTGGTGGGCAGACCATCGGCAAGCGGTTGATGCGGATCCGGGCGGTCCCGATCGCCGCTGACCAGCCGCTGGGCTTCGGCCGGGCGCTGAGTCGGTGGAGCAGCCTGGGCCTGCCGACTCTGCTCTGGTACTGCGGCGGGATCGGTCTGGTGTGGCAACTGGTCGTCGCGCTCTCCCCCCTGTTCGACCACCCGCTGCGCCGCGGGCTGCACGACAAGCGCGCGCAGACGGTCGTGGTCGAGGTCCCCAACACCACCGACCCCGCCCCCTCGAACGACCGCAACCAGCCCTCGGGAGACACCCCATGA
- the hisC gene encoding histidinol-phosphate transaminase: MTDSGRHQPALRLTRADLDALPNYVPGRSPADLARELGLPEAIKLASNEVPYGPLPGVVEAVTEAIMASHRYPDMGVVALRDALAERYGVDADRIATGCGSVALAEHLVRATCLPGDEVLYSWRSFEAYPIIAATSGATSVRVPNDAGHGHDLAAMAAAVTDRTRVILVCNPNNPTGTALRRAELDRFLDAVPDDVLVVIDEAYREFVNDPEVPDGLDYLDRPNVAVLRTLSKAWGLAGLRIGWLVAQPVVAAAIRKVATPFSTSTAAQAGALAALTQAAEMERRCALVVAERDRVTEALRKFVPDLPTSQANFVWLPLADRAVAFGKACEARGVIVRPFAGDGVRVTIGTSAENDAFLAAAEAALA, translated from the coding sequence ATGACCGACTCCGGACGTCACCAGCCGGCGCTGCGGCTGACCCGCGCCGACCTGGACGCGCTGCCCAACTACGTGCCGGGGCGCAGCCCCGCCGACCTGGCTCGGGAGCTGGGCCTGCCGGAGGCCATCAAGCTGGCCAGCAACGAGGTTCCGTACGGGCCGCTGCCGGGCGTGGTGGAGGCGGTCACCGAGGCGATCATGGCCTCGCACCGCTACCCGGACATGGGCGTTGTCGCGCTGCGCGACGCGCTCGCCGAGCGGTACGGGGTGGACGCCGATCGGATCGCCACCGGCTGCGGGTCGGTGGCGCTCGCCGAGCACCTGGTCCGGGCCACCTGCCTGCCCGGTGACGAGGTGCTCTACTCGTGGCGGTCGTTCGAGGCGTACCCGATCATTGCGGCGACCAGCGGCGCGACGAGCGTGCGGGTCCCCAACGACGCCGGGCACGGGCACGACCTGGCGGCGATGGCCGCCGCCGTGACCGACCGGACCCGGGTGATCCTGGTCTGCAACCCGAACAACCCCACCGGCACGGCGCTGCGCCGGGCCGAGCTGGACCGGTTCCTCGACGCGGTACCGGACGACGTACTGGTGGTGATCGACGAGGCGTACCGGGAGTTCGTCAACGACCCGGAGGTGCCGGACGGGCTCGACTACCTGGACCGGCCCAATGTGGCCGTGCTGCGCACCCTGTCCAAGGCGTGGGGTCTGGCCGGGCTGCGGATCGGCTGGCTGGTTGCCCAGCCGGTGGTGGCTGCCGCCATCCGCAAGGTGGCGACCCCGTTCTCCACCAGCACGGCAGCCCAGGCCGGGGCGCTCGCCGCACTGACCCAGGCGGCCGAGATGGAACGCCGCTGCGCGCTGGTCGTCGCCGAGCGGGACCGGGTCACCGAGGCGCTGCGCAAGTTCGTGCCGGATCTGCCGACCAGCCAGGCCAACTTCGTCTGGCTGCCGCTGGCCGACCGAGCCGTGGCGTTCGGCAAGGCGTGCGAGGCGCGCGGGGTGATCGTGCGGCCGTTCGCCGGGGACGGGGTCCGGGTCACCATCGGCACGTCCGCCGAGAACGATGCCTTCCTGGCAGCAGCGGAGGCGGCGCTGGCCTGA